The following are encoded together in the Periplaneta americana isolate PAMFEO1 chromosome 5, P.americana_PAMFEO1_priV1, whole genome shotgun sequence genome:
- the LOC138699938 gene encoding protein shisa-4 isoform X1, which produces MATYWFSVVFVSVLFLSTLRDASSMECELGHESTLLEQLNIINPKSCPTFVDSSDKIYCCKDGDRVYCCNDAQFVSNGFGVLLPVFVIAAVGLLIVFCLCCLCCPCCLLYKRRHRGTVYGNVLQPGVQTVVATSHTIQQQAPVYPPQPTPMPMPSYSQPTAYPAMYPPQAGQQPPPYSEATTQEVYSKQAPYNPNFQ; this is translated from the exons ATGGCTACATATTGGTTTAGTGTTGTATTTGTATCAGTCCTTTTCTTATCAACATTGCGCGATGCTTCAA GCATGGAGTGTGAGCTGGGACACGAGTCAACACTGCTTGAGCAACTGAACATCATAAATCCGAAGTCTTGTCCTACTTTTGTTGACAGTTCTGATAAAATTTACTGTTGCAAAGATGGTGACAGAGTGTACTGTTGTAATGATGCTCAGTTTGTTTCTAATgg gTTCGGTGTGCTCCTGCCTGTGTTCGTAATTGCTGCTGTTGGTCTTTTGATTGTGTTCTGCTTGTGTTGCCTTTGTTGCCCTTGTTGCTTGCTATACAAAAGACGTCATCGTGGAACTGTTTATGGCA ATGTCCTTCAACCAGGAGTGCAGACCGTTGTGGCAACCTCACACACTATACAACAGCAGGCCCCTGTGTACCCACCTCAGCCCACACCTATGCCCATGCCTAGTTATTCACAACCAACGGCATATCCAGCTATGTATCCACCACAAGCAG GTCAACAACCACCACCATACAGTGAAGCCACAACACAAGAAGTGTACTCTAAACAAGCACCCTACAACCCTAACTTTCAGTGA
- the LOC138699938 gene encoding protein shisa-4 isoform X2 codes for MATYWFSVVFVSVLFLSTLRDASSMECELGHESTLLEQLNIINPKSCPTFVDSSDKIYCCKDGDRVYCCNDAQFVSNGFGVLLPVFVIAAVGLLIVFCLCCLCCPCCLLYKRRHRGTVYGRVQTVVATSHTIQQQAPVYPPQPTPMPMPSYSQPTAYPAMYPPQAGQQPPPYSEATTQEVYSKQAPYNPNFQ; via the exons ATGGCTACATATTGGTTTAGTGTTGTATTTGTATCAGTCCTTTTCTTATCAACATTGCGCGATGCTTCAA GCATGGAGTGTGAGCTGGGACACGAGTCAACACTGCTTGAGCAACTGAACATCATAAATCCGAAGTCTTGTCCTACTTTTGTTGACAGTTCTGATAAAATTTACTGTTGCAAAGATGGTGACAGAGTGTACTGTTGTAATGATGCTCAGTTTGTTTCTAATgg gTTCGGTGTGCTCCTGCCTGTGTTCGTAATTGCTGCTGTTGGTCTTTTGATTGTGTTCTGCTTGTGTTGCCTTTGTTGCCCTTGTTGCTTGCTATACAAAAGACGTCATCGTGGAACTGTTTATGGCA GAGTGCAGACCGTTGTGGCAACCTCACACACTATACAACAGCAGGCCCCTGTGTACCCACCTCAGCCCACACCTATGCCCATGCCTAGTTATTCACAACCAACGGCATATCCAGCTATGTATCCACCACAAGCAG GTCAACAACCACCACCATACAGTGAAGCCACAACACAAGAAGTGTACTCTAAACAAGCACCCTACAACCCTAACTTTCAGTGA